The Hyphomonadaceae bacterium ML37 genome includes a region encoding these proteins:
- a CDS encoding ribbon-helix-helix protein, CopG family, with the protein MSDLERLTITVTPEMAEMIREAVASGDYASASEAVREALRGWRTSRLESQRALVEMQTFIARGLADQADGRVADFDPEAIKARGRRSSRRAG; encoded by the coding sequence ATGAGCGATCTGGAACGCCTGACCATCACCGTGACGCCAGAAATGGCGGAGATGATCCGTGAGGCGGTGGCGTCCGGCGATTATGCCTCGGCCAGCGAGGCGGTGCGCGAGGCCCTTCGCGGCTGGCGCACGAGCCGGCTGGAGTCCCAGCGGGCGTTGGTGGAGATGCAGACATTCATCGCCCGGGGCCTGGCCGATCAGGCTGACGGCCGGGTGGCGGATTTCGATCCCGAAGCGATCAAGGCGCGCGGGAGGCGGTCATCGCGGCGCGCCGGCTGA
- a CDS encoding type II toxin-antitoxin system RelE/ParE family toxin: MAEDNEIAADRFVDTLADHMRAMADYPETGSDRSVFAPGLRATFVRRYVIYYTFDAAEVLVVRVAHGARDQAALFAS, translated from the coding sequence ATCGCCGAGGACAACGAGATCGCGGCTGACCGTTTTGTCGATACTCTGGCCGACCACATGCGGGCCATGGCGGACTACCCGGAAACAGGAAGCGACCGATCCGTCTTCGCCCCCGGGCTGAGGGCGACCTTCGTCAGGCGCTATGTGATATACTACACGTTTGACGCCGCTGAGGTGCTTGTCGTGCGGGTCGCCCACGGCGCACGCGATCAGGCGGCCCTGTTCGCCTCCTGA
- a CDS encoding SIMPL domain-containing protein (The SIMPL domain is named for its presence in mouse protein SIMPL (signalling molecule that associates with mouse pelle-like kinase). Bacterial member BP26, from Brucella, was shown to assemble into a channel-like structure, while YggE from E. coli has been associated with resistance to oxidative stress.): protein MRRLALLFALPVFLAAAPAAFAQIASPEPARLDLSATGSVTVTPDQAQVSSGVVTRADTAADALRANSQAMTRVFAELRRAGVAERDMQTRQLTVSPVYTQPGRDTNQSPQITGYEARNTVTALIRDLDRTGPVIDALVTAGANQLEGVRFGYSGEDEARNEARRAAVTELHARRDLYADAAGFRIVRLVSFTESGGYRPESGMYAMSMRADSSSTPVAAGEMTIEVTVNAGWEIEG, encoded by the coding sequence ATGCGCCGTCTCGCCCTTCTCTTTGCTCTGCCGGTATTTCTGGCCGCCGCGCCGGCCGCCTTCGCCCAGATCGCTTCGCCCGAACCGGCGCGACTCGATCTGTCCGCCACGGGCAGCGTCACGGTCACGCCGGACCAGGCCCAGGTCTCGTCGGGCGTCGTGACGCGCGCTGACACGGCCGCCGACGCCTTGCGCGCCAACAGCCAGGCCATGACGCGCGTGTTCGCCGAGTTGCGCCGCGCCGGCGTCGCCGAGCGCGACATGCAGACCCGTCAACTCACCGTCTCGCCGGTCTATACCCAACCGGGGCGCGACACGAACCAGTCGCCCCAGATCACCGGCTATGAGGCGCGCAACACCGTCACCGCCCTGATCCGCGATCTGGACCGCACCGGCCCGGTGATCGACGCGCTGGTCACAGCCGGCGCCAATCAGCTGGAAGGCGTGCGTTTCGGATATTCGGGCGAGGACGAGGCGCGCAACGAGGCCCGCCGCGCGGCGGTGACCGAGCTGCACGCCCGGCGCGACCTTTATGCAGACGCGGCGGGCTTTCGCATTGTGCGGCTGGTCAGCTTCACCGAGAGCGGCGGCTACCGTCCCGAATCGGGCATGTACGCCATGTCCATGCGCGCCGACAGCAGCTCCACCCCCGTGGCCGCTGGCGAAATGACCATCGAAGTCA